From one Lolium rigidum isolate FL_2022 chromosome 4, APGP_CSIRO_Lrig_0.1, whole genome shotgun sequence genomic stretch:
- the LOC124648728 gene encoding uncharacterized protein LOC124648728 translates to MPTPMPLPVPRSGAATPTYPQSPLRITHDGEFYARLLTKESSLANPSFRYYGAGPGAVPFGWESQPGTPKDCASCRITLSSSADVPAITPPPSYHLRAPAALHGHGRKGRRGPAGDKGCAVAGERSKYCCGYRKLRWIKIGFIAALFRRIALGRSRVSSAAETSSAASVQSSSTRWLFSGGSSSSCLEETGGQHYYHYYDPALATKGMLDLGLGGVRPSPWTVQFCGGGARREAAGWQ, encoded by the coding sequence ATGCCGacgccgatgccgctgccggtcCCTCGCAGCGGCGCGGCGACCCCAACGTACCCGCAGAGCCCGCTCCGCATCACGCACGACGGCGAGTTCTACGCGCGCCTGCTCACCAAGGAGAGCTCCCTCGCCAACCCCTCCTTCCGCTACTACGGCGCCGGCCCTGGCGCCGTGCCCTTCGGCTGGGAGTCCCAGCCCGGCACGCCCAAGGACTGCGCCTCCTGCAGGATCacgctctcctcctccgccgacgTCCCGGCCATCACCCCGCCGCCGTCCTACCACCTGCGGGCCCCCGCGGCGCTGCACGGCCACGGCAGGAAGGGCCGCAGGGGTCCCGCTGGAGACAAGGGCTGCGCCGTCGCCGGCGAAAGGAGCAAGTACTGTTGCGGCTACAGGAAGCTCAGGTGGATCAAGATCGGCTTCATCGCCGCCCTGTTCCGCCGGATCGCGCTCGGCCGCTCCCGGGTGTCGTCGGCGGCAGAGACCTCGTCCGCGGCGTCGGTGCAGTCCTCCTCCACCCGCTGGCTCTTCTCCGGCGGCTCGAGCAGCAGCTGCCTGGAGGAAACCGGCGGCCAGCACTACTACCACTACTACGACCCGGCGCTGGCGACGAAGGGAATGCTCGACCTCGGACTCGGAGGGGTCCGGCCGAGCCCGTGGACCGTGCagttctgcggcggcggcgccaggagGGAGGCCGCCGGCTGGCAGTAG